The genome window ACTGTGAATTAACTCACACATTAACAATCTATCTGTGACCTGAACAGAAACAGGAACCTGCCTCCTGTCAGAGGAAGACGATCACAGTGTTTCTATTTGAAGCTGATAAAAACAATGTCATCACTTCCTCTTCATGTCATCAATGTTTCAGCTGTTTAGCAACAGATTTCATGAGAAACGACCGCTGGTCTACAGGGTTATGTGATGTGACTGTATTTTATGTGCCTGCTGGCTGAGAtcgtctgattggctgtatTCAAACACCAAACATTACCCAGACACGCAGGACTTCATTCAGCCAGCCTCCTCATCAGAAGTCTTATTGAGCCCACGTGTGAACTGTGCTTTCAGAATATTGAGCTATAAATTGTTTATCAGGATTCAGCCTGAAGCACAGAGATATTACTGTAAGCTcagcctcacctgctgctctgctgctctgcctctcctcttcatctcctccgtctgtttgacctctgctttctgtttcagCCTCCAGACTTCACGCAGCAGCTGTGACGTCCAGAGCAACAGACTGAAGCCATCGTCTCTAACTGCTCTCACACTGTGATCCAACCtgtagacacacagacaggctcTCTGCTTTAACAcgtcattatgaagtaaatgttgatctCACAATGTTATCATGTAAACATTACAAGAAGATATTAGATATCGAATAATGAACAAACCATCTGCTTTCCCTGTAAACCTCTCTGTAGGTGTGTCTGCCACCAGGCATGAAGGATAACGATCTGTTTCTATTTTAGACTAAATTATTCCATTAACTCGTGTTTTCTTCTGTTATTTACGACtctgagaggaaaagaaacgATCCAGCAGTCTCTGCTACGACACCAACAATGACCCCCCGTGGAAACACAAGAGGGGAGAAGTTGTCTGTGTCCACTTCAATTTGATTtactttgattttttaaattgcaattaataataacattttaaaaactcaagTGAAAATCTGTATCTTTGAAAAACCTTCTGTATTTTCATCACATCTTTTCTGTCTGGACATGATTTGATACTCAGAGACTCTTTGATCAGAAATTTGACTTCTGACActtttattaacttttaattaaaatgtacataactttctgattatttccaggtttATGTGACAATATTAGAAGTTTTACATGTGGCCTCAGATGTTTGGACCctcctgtttgtgtctgcagtgaATCAGAAGATTGTAGTTCTCTGTCTACTGTTCTTTGGTGGTTTAATAAATagtttgaatgaatgaatgaatagtttAATTTCGGTTACATCATCATACAATACTCCTTAATTATTTTACCcttcaatgtttttttgaaacTCAACAGCTGTCTACAGTTTCAATTCATCACTAAATCCATTCCAAAATTTAACTCCTAAAAATTAAATGCATCTATATTAAACATTAGTTCTCACTTTACAAATTTCAAAGACACACAACCCTctaaaattataatttttttcctcttaattAAAAAATTGTTGAATACAGGTGGGAAGACTTTTACTCTTTACTCGAAATAGtattctaatgtttttatgtatacAATGTCTAAGAATTTTAAGATGCCAGActttataaataatttattagtGGTTTCAGATATGAAGCTTTATTATTCTGATAACTCTTTTCTGGAGTTTAATTACAGGGTCTATATATGTCCTGCATGTATTTCACCAAACCTCAACACAATATGACATATATGGCATTATAAGTGAGAAATACAATATATGCAGACATTTCTTGTTCAACAATTCCTCTGCTTTGTAAATAATACCAAatgatttagaaaatgtatttttaatatgaTCTAATATAATACATTCTATATATAGTTACAGTTCTTAAACACATTCATAATATTTCTATCTGGTGAAACACATGAAGGCTCTGATCTGAATATTTAACAAGATGAACCTAAagttaaaataatacaaaacttTTGTTTCATTCATGCACTGTTTTATACTTTCTGTCAGACTTCTTGTACTTTACAGAATTTTGtataattatgttttataatattttctATCATGccatgaaataattaaatactTCTGCTTCTGAAAAATAAGTTTCAGTTGTTCGCTGCTCACCAGATTCAGTTATACAAACTGTGTATTTAAGAGTTTATGTTCAAATAGAGAAGGATGTGTGGAAAACAGACAGCCAGCTTTAGCTAACTGTTAAAGAAGGTAAAGTTACAACCTCTGATGCTAACAGCACAAACAGCCACTCTTCCttctaattaattaattactgatAATGAGCTGAACTAGCAGATGATCACAGACCGACGCTGCAGTGTTTAACTCACCTTATCCGCAGTCTTCTCTGTCCTGGAGGTGGTTAAAGTGCTTCATACAGACACCTGTAACATCCTGCTGCTCTGACGCCATTTTGTCCATTTGACCTTCTTCTCCCTTCTGAACGTTTTCCCGCCATCGCTGCTAGCTTACTGTCTGACAAAGACGAGTTAGCTTGTACGCACAGACTAACGCTAAGCTAACCTGCTAAACGTAGCTTGTTTGTTAAAGTGGCGTTGTAAACGTTATAATTAGCTCGATGTTAGGCCACAGTACAGCTGACCTCATGTACCGACAGGACGGAGAGAAGCTGCTTCACTCACTCACCTCAATAAACAGGTAGAAGCTGAGAAGATGGCGGCGACAGTAAAACTCCATCACAGTCAACAGGACGAACTGCAGCAGTTCATTAAAATATATtcagaactgttatttcttGAAAATCTGTTTattaaatgacagaaatacaataatcatCTCAGATATGAAAATGCAGCATGTGAATTCTTCACTGTACTTTCATGCAGTAATTTAAATTTTACATGTTTGGATAGAAAGCTCATTTATTACTCAGACACACGAGTATCATGGAAATATATGTTACAAAAATAAACGTGACTTGGTTCTGAACATGAAGGTTAATCAGGCTGATATCAAAACATTCCTGGATTGTCTGAATGAATAAGGAAACATTATTCATCAACTGTTCCAGTGTATTCAATGATTAATCAAGAATATATAGTATGATTGTAAAATGCAGGATATAAAATGTACATGTATGGCTAAAGTGAAATTAATGATAAAGGACTGAAGTTGACCCTGGAAACATTCTGCTGGTTCTGTTCAGTTCTGTGAAACTCGTCTCAACAGGTTTATATTTGACAACTGCACATCAGTTTCACCTTTGTGATCATTTCACTCTCATCTCCTGAAGTCGAAACATGTTCTTGTCAAAATAACGTGAAAGAACAAATTAAGTTTCATCTTTAAACATTTGGAACAAATTAAAACACCCACACAGAACAGATGACAGCTGGTTGTATTTGTGTTGAACTTGCAGTCCGCTTCATTTTCTGGgcataaaaattaaaaacatctataaagatgtttaaatgtGACGGAGACAGgaagccactgtgtgtgtgtcggtgtgtgtgtgtgtgtgtgtccggagATCAACTGGAAATTACACCCAAAATATTAAAGGAATATTTCACCTCATTTTAAAAAGACCCAAAACGAGGTGAGGCACAGGCGGGTCAGTGAGGAGGGTTCTGGTTCTCCACATGTTGGTGCTGTTGGTCTTAATATAGTAAATAACCCATCAATAACTCCTTTATGATCCGACATTTAACATTTGGTTACAGACTTCAGTTCTTCATTCATTAGGGGGAAATCATGAACTTTGAACAAATTCATATTTTTGGGTCGTAATTAACTCAACAATGCTCGAGCAAAGAATTCCTTTAAATTATTGAGATCAATAACCATGAAATCAGATAAATCCAGACAATCCTGTCCTGTAAAATGACTGAGAGTCTAATCTGAGAGTCTTTATATTTGACAAACATAAAAGCACAATTTCCTCCATAAAACAGTCGATTATAAAATATGAAGTGATTAAGACGAGTGTTGAAATCAGCAGAATATAAAACAGAGTTTGGTGAAcagaaggaaaacaaactgtCAGTGTGACGATCAGATGAACtgaacacaaaacctctaaaatacAATTctaaaaaagttgaaaaatataaaacaatatgaaaacacacatcataCACACGAGAGGCGTTGCCGGAACTTTGTCAGGTTGGACTGTCGGCCATGTTTACCCGCCTTAACGCGGTCAACGAGGGGCTTCTGGCAAAGGCTCATGGGAAAGATTTGgcaaagtgtgtgtgctgaatgtttggtgaaaaacaaactcactcaacgaagaagaagacatCTGATTGGACGTGTGAGTTCAGCAGAATGTCTGTGAGCTGACAGTTCTATTGATCGGTATTCTATTGATTACTGATCATTTATTAtcacaacaagctgcacagcTGGACGAGTCACAGCTGGACGAGTCACAGCTGGACGAGTCACAGCTGGACGAGTCACAGCTGGACGAGTCACAGCTGGACAAAACTAATTGTAGCCAATCAGATTTGAGGGTCGATGTGTCCAGCAGCAGTCgatcagctccacctgctggacaCATCATGACTCTCTGTAGAATTACATAAAACTAGATTTCTATAATTAGAAAcaatctgaaataaaaacagtgaaacttCATCACGTCTAATCAAAGACtcatttctctgctgctgtttgaagcCGACGGTCACATCGTCCagtataaacacattttctctgttgaGTGGAGTTTTCATTCACACTTCAGCACAAACTTTCATTTTACCTTCATGAGGCGTCTGACCAGTGAAATAAACAACCACGCTGACCTCCATCAGTGTGACTGCTCAgtgattgtttcttttttgtgtgaaatattgcaaaaTTTGCCTCCTCAGGTCACAAAAACTCTTTAACGAGACCATTGGATGaggacaaataaaagaaaactaaCATTATTGTTGCACAATAATGTTAGTTTTCCTTCTCTGAGCCCTCAGGTTTATTCTGGAGCCCGTGTGCTGTTTAAAGCTTTTAATTTTCACTCAATTTAGGGAATTCATTTACACAACATTTGATTTGTATCATCAAATAAGACAAAATTACTCCTTAAAATTCTGGATATTcgagaaaagagaaaatcaatATACTGAACTcgttaaatcatttaaaaaaataataaaaataaacggCAGAAGATTTAGTGGTTCTGTGGTTTTAGTGTCTCTGCTcttctttttacatttacaatttcTTTAAATCAggcacagaaccagaaccagaactcaCCTGCTGGTCTCATAgtgtcacacactgatggacgctctgcactgtgatccagtcGTTATTGAAACATTGATTATATTGACAGTCACAGCTCAGAGCGTCCTCAGTGGTGGAATAAAAACAGGCGTTATACCTGATGTCAGGTCAGCTGTCGCTCACTGAAGCTCCGCCTCCTGTCGTCATGTTAAAGGAATAGTGCGAAAAGTAATATCTGACCTCCGTAGAAAACGCACACATGATCAAACATACAGACTTATTGTGTCGGCGGGTTgagtttctcttcctctggctGAGCCGGACCCACCGCCGGGCCGCCGTTACTGGCCTCAGGCTTCCCGTCTTTCTTAAAGGGGAACCCCTGCGTCTTCACAAACATGATGAGGTCAACGGCAAACAGCACCGTCGCAAAGAAACCAaacacctgcaggaggagaagacgaGCACATGAACAATCTGAGAGGAAGTTAAGGGAGGTGACTTTAACCatcgaggaggaagaggagggagttAATGAAGAAGACGAGGACGTATTAAAAGACAGGAGTGTCAGTGGAGTTCGTCTGTTTTCTTACCACAGCAATGTTCTCGTAAGCCGAGCCGCTGTGGTCTGAAGCAAACACGATGGAGGCGATGAGGAACAACACAGCGATGACACCGGTGTACACAAAgtcctgcagaggaggaggagaagaagaagaactcagGACGTTGTCTCGGGTTTACTGCGTGGAAACACACCTGTCACACTTTACCAGTTTAGAAGTTAGAGATAGAgactttatttgtcattgtacaaaaatacatgaaatttCAGGAGCACTCAAGTACTGGGCtccaaatgtttaaataaagtttatgtaaaagaagtccatgatgagttaTTTTGGTGTTGAGTGTGAGTTTGTTCTCATGATAAGATTCCACTCTTATAAAGCTACAGCTGACTGCTGAttggcttagcttagcataaagactgggagGGGGGGGACAGTTAGCCCGGCTCGGCCCAGAGTTCTAAAAGGTCCAAAACACGTTagatcttgtttgtttaatattaaaattGTCCGTCCATAAAACAGCAAGttgtgatttttacattttggcttcttttacatatttttctctTCAGAAAAGTATTTTCAACTCACTGGAAaaactattttgattatttgtgtTGATGTTTAAAGTACTCAACAGTGAAGTAAAGCTATGGTGttaatattgattgattgattgattgattgctgATAATTTATGACTCTGGTAAACGTCAAAGTCACTCATAAGAATAGTACTCCAGTAAAGTATCTGACAGTTAAATATCAAAAAGTACAAGTCAAAGTGAATGATATGTGTATACAGTGTATAGTATGGGTGGGCTGATGAGTCATTGTGCTCATTATCAGATATTCAGCACAGAattggttgttttttattatttctattgtTATCTGCACATTAACTTCTAACTGAAGATTTCAAATAAATAGGAAGTATGAAAACTCCAACttgtactcgagtaaatgtacttcgtTACATGTGATCATGTGATAACAGCTGTCTGCCTGCAGGTGGCAGCACTGCGCCGCAGCACCTGCAGCCTGCCGGGAATTCATtcgtagaagaagaaaaacggcGCATGCTAGCtgcgtgctaacatgctagttCCGCTGCCGTGGCCATGAAACAACAGTCGTCGGTGATTAACGGCTCGTTTTAACGTTTCCCGGCCGGTTTTTGTCCGCTCGCCGCGGTGACGATGCCGTGGAGGTGCTGTGTTCCCGGATGTAAAGGCTACGACGAGGCCAAGTCGATGGGGGTCGTGTTCCACGGGTTACCGACCCGGGACCCGCCGCGCTGCCGGACCTGGCTCCGAGCGATCCAGAACCCCAGACTGCACGAAAACATCCCGGTGTCCAAGTACAGCGGGGTGCGAGTGTGCAGCCTCCACTTCAGACCCGAAGACTACGAGGAGGACTTCAAGGCGAAGATACTCAACATCCCGCCCAAACCGATGCTGAAGAGCGGCGCGGTGCCGTCAGTGTTCCCCGGGAGACCGCACGGAGAGCCGGGCAGCACCGGGACATCTCCGCCCGCTCCGAAGAGAAGCAGAACACAGGTAGAGCTCCACTGAGTGAGCTGTGTTCACTCTGGCTGTGCTTTATGCCGCTGTTTGGGTCGGTACCAACACATTAACCTGTTCATTTAAACACGACCAGCTCACTAACTGAGTTACAGGATGCAGCGGAGCGGGCCCTCCATGTGACGTCACCATCAGTTAATACGATCATTAACTCTATCGTCATTAAACACATGTGACGTAGTGTTGGTATGTTGTCATCAGTAGGACATGCAGGGTtctgaaaacagatttttatcaTGTTGGTTAAAAAGGTGCAAAGACTCAGAAGTAGCTTCCTGTCAGAATCAGCTGATCCACAGAGGATCAGGTAGATCAGCTGGCAGTGCAGCTATAGTGGTTctgactcatttgttcagacttcacctcgaccctcCCGCCTGTTGTCAGAGGAACTGCAGATCAGAACACATGACCCGGGCCTGACTGTCTGCTTGTTTCGTTCACAGCcggctggtggagctgcaggaaGCTCCTCACAGAcgcctcctgcagcagcagcgtccGATGAAAGCTTCTGCATCGTGGTGTCGGTCGACCCGCTGGACGACAGCTTCCACTCGGAACCAGAGTTCACCTCCATAATCTCCGATGAGTCTGATGAAGACATGGACAAGGACTGTACGATTGTTTACAACCAGAACCTGATGGAGCTGTTCAGGACGTGTCAGACGTGTGGACAGCCCATCGTGGAGAAGGAGGTGTTCCACTCGGGCGCACAGATGAGGGTGAagtggagctgtgatggaggacaCTCTGGTACCTGGAAGTCTTCTCCTCACCTGAGAGACGTGCGTCCATGAAACTCACCTGCTGCTTCTTTTCACTGGACTGACATTTATACAGACGTATTTAAACACTGAGGTGCAGACGCTGCCTGTCACCTGCTCCCAAACGGTCCAGACTGGTGCTGGTCCGTGGTGTCCTTGTTCCAACACTTAGTTGAGACCCGGGTCACTGACGCTGGTGACGGCTGGGATGCTGTGGAGCCAATCTGCTTCATAAGAGGACTCCTGAGCTGGACTCACAGCTGATGTGGTCCCAACACACAGCGGCCCGTCAACAACAACCTTCCTGACATGAAACACCAGTGCAACACCCGGCGCACACTGAGGTCAGTATACTGGGTCCCTGCAGGCGCTGGAAACACCTGCAGTCACCTGAAACTTAACGTGCTGTTGAACCAGCTTTCAGTTTCATGTCTAACTGCATTACTTTGATATTAGATGGTTttataaaagacagaaacagacaggaagcagctgcCGCCAAAATAAAGTCAAGTAGAATCTGAtcgctgtttgtttgttgatagTAATCAATTATTTCTGTACATTTAAACTTtcatatttaaattaatttcacaTCGTGTTTCATCAAACCtgcaaagtgtgtttttatgatgCTTCAGATTATTAAATGTGCTGCACAGGAAAAGTTTCAAATATTGATCAGTGATGATGAtccagtctgtctgtgtgttctcTTTGTAGGTGACCCGCTTTCAAAAGATCCAACAAGTGTGAGAACGGACCGCTGCACACGTCAGAACCGCTGCACACAGCAGAACCGCTGCACACGGCAGAACCGCTGCACACGGACAGTTTGGACTGTTGTGAATGTCACAAACTTTCAGCATGTTTGAAGAAAACTTTTCTACTTTCACAAAGTATTTTTGTAAAACACATTGAGGTGAAAAACTGAATGTGTTGTATTATTGAACCATGATCAGTTCATCCTGTATGAAACTTTATGAATGTTGTTTGTCGACATCGTCTCTCAATACTCGACATTTAAGTGATCTGAAAATCATGACTCAtaatttaaaagcatttgaGCAGAACGAGCCGTCAGCAGCTGTGTTTCTATGAAGAGTTTAAGATTTAGACATTTTATGGAAACGGCAAAACTCAAATAAACCTCTTCTAAGTTTGTTCACTGGCTTGAGGTGGTTGTTGTCTTGAATCAGAGTTAAAGTGTTTGACAGAAACAGATTTGCTGAATaaactgatcagctgttttctctGTCGTCTGCGGACAACACGCCACATGGTTGATGTTAGCTGACATGCAAGAACGATTAAAACCTGCCTGTCGACTCATTCTGGTCTCTAGTTTGTCTCTGTTTCCTTCTGCAGCCTGAGCCGCTCCGTCCTCTGACCAGGTTACACTTTCAGTTCATTCTCTCAGAACAGACACCAGATTCactatttgacattttttgcaaaCTTTCTAAAGTTCTCTTGAAACTCGCTGCCCGCTTTATGGAAACATGGCTACTGTTCCCACAGACGAATATTAATATATGAATATTGATTAATATCTATAATATCTATTaatctgtttattattgttcaGTCCCtaaaatgtcgatcagtgtttcgTCCTCCACTCAAACATTGTCAGTTCGTtctcacagaggaggaaagaaaccagattTAACAAGCTGACATCAGAATGAAGActgttttccttaaaaaacattcaaactgatcaataaataataataatcataataataataataattggtGATCAAATTCTTTCTCCTCTGGTATCTTAGTGGATCTATAGACATTTATTCTGGAGGGACATCAGAGATAATGACGTCctcaggaagtgatgtcacactGAATGATATTAATCTGTAAACCGctgagaaactgaaacacaatcGCCTCCATTAGAgctgaaacactgtttttacccttaaataaagaaaaatgttggtGACTTTAAAGCTGCTGATTGGTTGTTAATGTGATCTTTTAACCGTCAGAAAGTTGAACAGCGTCTGTTTATGATTGATTCATTATTTCAGTAAAATtgtaaaattatatatattctGAAAAGAGATTTAAAGTTTAATGATTAATTAAGAATATCATGTAGCAGATTAAtggatgatgaaaataatcatctgTTGCTGGACAGGCAGGTGAGCTGTTTcatcctgtttccagtctttatgctaagctaagctaagctaatcagctgcagctgtatgtTGAGACATGAGAGCAGAGTCAGTGTGAACATGTGACcctcagagaggaagaaggagagttAAAGCTGTTCAGGTGAGCTCTTACCAGGCTGGGCCAGCAGGTGATGCCCACCCGGGTGTGCAGGacggtggagaggaggatgaggagcagcagggtgaagaggaaggCCGTGCAGCTGACGAACTCAAAGAAGTAGAGAGAGGAGCAGTTGACGCAGCTGCTGACCACCTCCTCCAGGATGAAGGCCACGAAGGAGAACAGCTGACGGAGACACAGACGTCAGATTATCAGCGTGTTTCAGTCCGACGGGTCAGAACTCATTAATGAGAACATCCAGGAAACACCCACACAGCCAGCTGATGCTCACAGACAACATGCACATCATCACCTGTTCAACTCAGCACGTGACCAAGACCGTCCATATATGGACTCACCTGACTCAGCACAGGTGAGTCCCAACATACATTATTACTCATAATAGACAACATGAGTCCAGTGGCTGCATGTTGAAGACGTCACACAAATTCCAAGTGAGGAAGTCAAAgaaagagtaaaagtaaaaatgaaccCTGTGcagactggtgtgtgtgtgtgtgtgtgtgtgtgtgtgtgtgtgtgtgtgtgtgtgtgtgtatgtgtgtgtgtgtgtgtgtgtgggggaccAGTATGCTCTCAGTGGGAGTTGCTGACTCAGGGACTGTAGTGGGCGTGTCTGGACCGCACTGAGCTGAgtcaacaggaagaggaaggagcaGCCGGCCCACCCCCACCCTGGAACATTTAATGGTACGATCCAACAGAGAACACAGCAGCGGTCTGGACCTTAAATCCAGTTATTAAAAGGCTGAAAAACTGATATTTCAAGAAAACTCTGCTATCACAATGTCTGATCCCAGTTGTagtaaagtaatgtaactactCAGAGTAACTGTAACTGAACCCTGGACGTCTTCACTTGAAGGCTGAAGTTCATCGCTTTGTATTAAATCTTATGTTTAATGAACCGTCTGACTTCAGGCCGACACGTCTCcaccctctgctgctctgcacagtgtaactaagtacagtACAAGTACCTCTAACTGGGACTACTCCACTACACCTCAGAGGAAATCTTAGTCCTTTTACTCCACATACAACAGCTTTAGTTACAAGTGACTTTACTGTGTCAAAGTACCAAGAATCATCCTTCAAAATCGTCTCAATATCGACATATTTAGTCAAAAATATTGTAATTTGATTTGTGGAGATGTGTGATTATCCAGTTGaatgtgttgtgagtgtgttgtgaCGTCACGTCTCTCAGCCCTGTGAATAGTATTCAGTGTAACACTTcagtattttgttgttgtggtggttGAATAACGCTGCAGGACTTCTGCTTCCTGTCTCAGACTGAAGCAGGAGCACGACGGCCCAGACCAGAGCTGAAGGAGgctgaagagctgcagagatctgATGCTTCATCACTTTGTCACGTTCAGACGTGTGGAGCGTTAAACACACGAGAAACACAcatgtagtttgtgttttctccgTCTGTGCTGTGGTGAAGCTCTAGACGGTGTTTGTCTCTGCTCTGGGTTTTACAGTCAGAATACTGTGTTTAAAACTGAATGTCAGCTCGTAAAAAAGTCTTTGTTTCCTTCAGACGGAGACAAACCCTGAACCACAGAGCTAAAATAAGATCAGCTGACATCACGCTGCTCTTATAAACACTGGAGCTGCAGAGCAGCCGGCTGAAAACATTTAGGATCCATTTCTCCTCTGGAGAACACGGAGCTGCACACGGTGTCcagcacctgcagcacacagtgtCCAACACCTGCAGCGCACAGTGTCCAACACCTGCAGCGCACAGTGTCCAACACCTGCAGCGCACAGTGTCcagcacctgcagcacacagtgtCCAACACCTGCAGCGCACAGTGTCCAACACCTGCAGCGCACAGTGTCcagcacctgcagcacacagtgtCCAACACCTGCAGCGCACAGTGTCCAACACCTGCAGCGCACAGTGTCCAGCACCTGC of Sparus aurata chromosome 17, fSpaAur1.1, whole genome shotgun sequence contains these proteins:
- the LOC115567218 gene encoding THAP domain-containing protein 7-like, encoding MPWRCCVPGCKGYDEAKSMGVVFHGLPTRDPPRCRTWLRAIQNPRLHENIPVSKYSGVRVCSLHFRPEDYEEDFKAKILNIPPKPMLKSGAVPSVFPGRPHGEPGSTGTSPPAPKRSRTQPAGGAAGSSSQTPPAAAASDESFCIVVSVDPLDDSFHSEPEFTSIISDESDEDMDKDCTIVYNQNLMELFRTCQTCGQPIVEKEVFHSGAQMRVKWSCDGGHSGTWKSSPHLRDVRP
- the LOC115567219 gene encoding CKLF-like MARVEL transmembrane domain-containing protein 6 is translated as MASQVYSPTTAPNPKDSWFMVPSDNLDKIRFGIKVVEVLFSFVAFILEEVVSSCVNCSSLYFFEFVSCTAFLFTLLLLILLSTVLHTRVGITCWPSLDFVYTGVIAVLFLIASIVFASDHSGSAYENIAVVFGFFATVLFAVDLIMFVKTQGFPFKKDGKPEASNGGPAVGPAQPEEEKLNPPTQ